In Oreochromis aureus strain Israel breed Guangdong linkage group 20, ZZ_aureus, whole genome shotgun sequence, the following are encoded in one genomic region:
- the LOC116331251 gene encoding protein disulfide isomerase Creld1 has translation MWWAWPFLPALVLLSELSVVRVQTAPCQTCKKLTESFIKGLERTANKNFGGGNTAWEEEKLAKYATSETRLLEIVESACEKTDFECNRLLEQIEDQVETWWFHRQQEAPDLFEWLCIGELRLCCPPGHFGPDCKECPSGPGGICGGLGRCEGEGTRLGDGECVCDPGYSGHLCQSCADGYYREKSSNNSIAACAACYHSCKKCSGPQDYKCLDCKPGWILHDNKCVDIDECGTELARCPSNTYCHNTDGSYECRGCDQACVGCMGSGPARCKKCARGYRLKGAKCLDIDECSERAIACPGLNEACINEEGSFHCDCANGFIRRDSICVENKPPAGPEKGLFDDMTDDEVLVLQQMFFGVVICALATLAAKGDMVFTAIFIGGVAAMAGYWLTEKGDYMLDGFLKGR, from the exons ATGTGGTGGGCCTGGCCGTTCCTGCCTGCTCTGGTGCTTCTCTCAGAGCTCTCTGTGGTGAGAGTCCAGACGGCACCATGCCAAACCTGTAAAAAACTCACTGAGAGTTTCATTAAG GGCTTGGAAAGAACAGCCAATAAGAACTTTGGGGGAGGAAATACTGCCTGGGAGGAGGAGAAGCTGGCTAAATATGCAACCAG TGAAACTCGTCTACTAGAGATAGTAGAATCTGCTTGTGAGAAAACAGATTTTGAATGTAACAGACTGCTGGAGCAGATAGAGGACCAAGTGGAGACATGGTGGTTCCACAG ACAGCAGGAAGCACCAGACCTGTTTGAGTGGCTGTGTATAGGGGAGCTGAGACTCTGCTGTCCACCTGGACACTTTGGACCTGACTGCAAAG AGTGTCCATCTGGACCTGGTGGCATATGTGGAGGTCTGGGCCGCTGTGAAGGGGAGGGTACTCGCCTTGGAGATGGAGAGTGTGTCTGTGATCCTGGGTACTCAGGCCATCTTTGCCAAAGCTGTGCTGATGGTTACTACAGAGAGAAAAGCTCCAATAACAGCATAGCAGCCTGTGCAG CCTGCTACCACTCATGCAAGAAATGCTCGGGGCCGCAGGACTACAAATGTCTCGACTGCAAACCCGGCTGGATCCTTCATGACAACAAATGTGTTG ACATTGATGAATGCGGTACAGAGCTGGCTCGTTGCCCTTCTAACACCTACTGTCACAACACAGATGGATCATATGAATGCAGAG GATGTGACCAGGCATGTGTGGGCTGCATGGGTAGTGGTCCTGCCCGCTGTAAAAAATGTGCACGTGGCTACAGATTGAAGGGAGCAAAGTGTCTTG ATATAGATGAATGTAGTGAACGTGCCATAGCATGCCCGGGACTCAATGAGGCCTGCATAAATGAGGAGGGCTCCTTCCACTGTGACTGTGCTAATGGCTTTATCAGAAGAGACAGCATCTGTGTTGAAAATAAACCTCCTG CTGGCCCAGAGAAGGGACTCTTTGACGATATGACAGATGATGAGGTCCTTGTACTGCAACAGATGTTCTTTGGAGTGGTAATCTGTGCCCTAGCCACCCTTGCTGCCAAGGGTGACATGGTCTTCACAGCTATTTTCATTGGAGGTGTGGCTGCTATGGCTGGATACTGGCTGACCGAGAAGGGAGACTACATGCTGGACGGATTTCTGAAGGGACGCTAG
- the LOC116331059 gene encoding uncharacterized protein LOC116331059 isoform X2 — MKLPAISIASTPVCIPRAPPVRQGRCLLDTTVKFPVISDSAQFWKSNQSIPRLNPLHPPFVHKRTVSLETPDVHQHNHQRTLIMQRREHYRYHQVWRKPFYGTSNEREEYRKELREQLKRQMEEKCAAIKLQLANKIKEAETLREADRLDLASEREQRIQHSKAMAVYRDENKRLMEQSWRDRALTRSQEALNERELLRLNPINWSGTLK, encoded by the exons ATGAAACTAC CAGCCATCTCCATAGCTTCCACACCAGTCTGTATTCCTCGCGCACCTCCTGTCCGGCAAGGTCGCTGCCTGTTGGATACAACCGTGAAATTTCCCGTAATTTCAGACTCCGCACAGTTTTGGAAAAGCAATCAG AGTATTCCCAGATTGAACCCTTTACACCCACCATTTGTCCATAAACGCACCGTCAGTCTGGAGACACCAGATGTTCACCAACACAACCACCAGAGGACACTGATCATGCAGAGAAGAGAGCATTACAG ATATCATCAGGTATGGCGAAAAcccttctatggaaccagcaaTGAGAGAGAAGAGTACAG GAAGGAGTTGCGAGAGCAGCTGAAGAGACAAATGGAGGAGAAATGtgcagcaataaagctgcagctggcCAATAAAATAAAGGAAGCAGAGACTCTCCGAGAAGCAGACCGTCTCGATCTGGCCAGTGAACGAGAGCAAAGGATCCAGCACAGCAAAGCAATGGCGGTGTACAGAGATGAGAACAAGAGG CTAATGGAGCAGAGCTGGAGGGACAGAGCACTAACACGTTCCCAGGAGGCCCTGAATGAAAGAGAGCTGCTGCGCCTCAACCCCATCAACTGGAGTGGAACACTGAAATAG
- the LOC116331059 gene encoding uncharacterized protein LOC116331059 isoform X1: protein MKLPAISIASTPVCIPRAPPVRQGRCLLDTTVKFPVISDSAQFWKSNQSIPRLNPLHPPFVHKRTVSLETPDVHQHNHQRTLIMQRREHYRYHQVWRKPFYGTSNEREEYRKELREQLKRQMEEKCAAIKLQLANKIKEAETLREADRLDLASEREQRIQHSKAMAVYRDENKRVQPLTYIIYPLLMLLWLWPHPVVPWKCFIMLSGYKNTVSV, encoded by the exons ATGAAACTAC CAGCCATCTCCATAGCTTCCACACCAGTCTGTATTCCTCGCGCACCTCCTGTCCGGCAAGGTCGCTGCCTGTTGGATACAACCGTGAAATTTCCCGTAATTTCAGACTCCGCACAGTTTTGGAAAAGCAATCAG AGTATTCCCAGATTGAACCCTTTACACCCACCATTTGTCCATAAACGCACCGTCAGTCTGGAGACACCAGATGTTCACCAACACAACCACCAGAGGACACTGATCATGCAGAGAAGAGAGCATTACAG ATATCATCAGGTATGGCGAAAAcccttctatggaaccagcaaTGAGAGAGAAGAGTACAG GAAGGAGTTGCGAGAGCAGCTGAAGAGACAAATGGAGGAGAAATGtgcagcaataaagctgcagctggcCAATAAAATAAAGGAAGCAGAGACTCTCCGAGAAGCAGACCGTCTCGATCTGGCCAGTGAACGAGAGCAAAGGATCCAGCACAGCAAAGCAATGGCGGTGTACAGAGATGAGAACAAGAGGGTACAGCCCCTCACATACATTATATATCCACTATTAATGCTTTTGTGGTTATGGCCCCATCCAGTAGTGCCCTGGAAATGTTTCATCATGCTCTCAGGTTACAAAAATACAGTAAGTGTCTGA
- the mbd4 gene encoding methyl-CpG-binding domain protein 4 yields the protein MNHQSLKEGDILCPSSALPPGWIREVRQRKAGKTAGKLDVYFTSPEGQRFRSRASLRTFLLESGSGNLDISLFEFTTSKDDVVTPSQAPPPKVKQRRGKKKPSEGQQEETENETAILEAPPNKSKQASSSLRSDTKSGKVRTADDTNHIDADTKLQKTACVLEVNVNGDKTTETLNGCLQALTAEKVDNVQLQKSPQRGGQLREKLLRLAPLSNQPNTSILQEDKKADLKPSAPILNVEPAAESEKKGDESKGDNTPNSDLETGDDSRQDAEEHALLPDTTDGSCTPVRESQNKSKSLEGKRKTSPYFSGKSSRDGLSPPRRKAFKKWTPPRSPFNLVQETLFHDPWKLLVATVFLNKTSGKMAIPVLWQFFERYPSAEVTRQADWKPMSELMKPLGLYELRAKTLIRFSDEYLTKQWRYPIELHGIGKYGNDSYRIFCINEWRQVKPDDHKLNKYHAWLWENHEKLGI from the exons ATGAATCATCAAAGTCTCAAAGAAGGGGATATTTTGTGCCCTTCTTCCGCATTGCCCCCTGGCTGGATCAGAGAAGTGAGGCAGCGGAAAGCAGGCAAGACAGCAGGCAAACTAGATGTCTACTTTACAAG TCCCGAAGGGCAAAGGTTCCGGTCCAGAGCATCCCTACGCACTTTCCTCCTGGAAAGTGGAAGTGGTAACTTAGACATAAGCCTCTTTGAGTTCACCACATCCAAAGATGATGTTGTCACCCCTTCACAAGCACCCCCTCCCAAAGTAAAGCagaggagaggaaagaaaaagccTTCAGAGGGACAGCAGgaggaaacagaaaatgaaacagcAATTCTAGAGGCACCTCCAAATAAATCCAAACAagcctcttcctccctcagaaGTGATACTAAAAGCGGAAAAGTGAGGACGGCAGACGACACAAATCATATTGATGCTGACACTAAACTACAGAAGACTGCATGTGTATTAGAAGTGAATGTGAATGGAGACAAAACTACTGAAACTTTAAATGGTTGTTTACAAGCTTTGACCGCAGAAAAAGTGGACAATGTACAACTGCAAAAGAGCCCCCAAAGAGGAGGCCAACTGAGAGAGAAGTTACTCAGACTGGCTCCTTTAAGTAATCAACCAAACACGTCTATTCTTCAAGAGGACAAGAAAGCAGATTTGAAGCCTTCGGCCCCGATTTTGAATGTTGAACCTGCCGCTGAGAGCGAGAAAAAAGGTGATGAAAGCAAAGGTGACAACACTCCTAATTCTGACCTGGAGACTGGCGATGACAGTCGTCAAGATGCTGAAGAACATGCGTTGTTACCTGATACCACTGATGGGAGCTGTACACCAGTTCGAGAATCCCAGAATA AGTCCAAAAGCTTGGAAGGCAAGCGGAAAACAAGTCCTTATTTCAGTGGGAAATCCAGCAGAGATG GACTTAGCCCACCGAGGAGGAAGGCCTTCAAGAAGTGGACACCTCCCCGGTCTCCCTTCAACCTCGTACAGGAAACTCTTTTCCATGATCCCTGGAAGCTGCTGGTAGCCACagtttttctgaacaaaacCAGTG GTAAAATGGCCATTCCAGTCCTGTGGCAGTTCTTTGAGCGTTATCCATCTGCAGAGGTGACCCGACAGGCCGACTGGAAACCCATGTCTGAACTTATGAAGCCACTTGGCCTGTATGAGCTTAGAGCCAAAACACTCATCCGCTTCTCAG ATGAGTATCTAACTAAACAGTGGCGTTACCCTATTGAGTTGCACGGTATTGGAAAGTACGGCAACGACTCGTACAGGATCTTCTGTATCAATGAGTGGAGACAG GTAAAACCTGATGATCATAAGCTAAACAAGTACCATGCTTGGCTGTGGGAGAACCATGAGAAACTGGGAATCTGA